A section of the Archocentrus centrarchus isolate MPI-CPG fArcCen1 chromosome 20, fArcCen1, whole genome shotgun sequence genome encodes:
- the LOC115799912 gene encoding uncharacterized protein LOC115799912, translated as MHKKVVLYPGKTCVVFRKGPLGYLLQDPSDEARRIKDNTKLQNKSVPMREDLVHQNALTVVRHRGGDASDRREVQGEYILQFGKYKGKSFRWLLENDVGYTMYLIKSLQEEEAAGIAMAERHSKDSLQSFVQYALSFTEIKSLQDYEASRVSAAAEVSSEDDQLVGFGLRSKSTWKEIWDGRGDGYAAFIMEKSCIQGTRMYKLQQYLRKKRQSASASTRTSTKPIGMDDDKELEEAMLSVSPEKLEANSFTVPAAAAAAEVPTPRVPSGAKTAPSAALSIPPSDTTTELQASSADGAASKDEKSKVPVPVPKELSFLLKETTDQTQGPESNPGPSTSVACTSVRKVLTFEDSNEDGVEKAGYHWVDRDCCAPFKIPDCIPGENLDWDAWKTTPAIIAAATSGPLANSCASRTNYNPNIVVKLDLFHCLRRFSRECTSEHHPLNLVIPKTLHIMNTVHAFCIGVTAFIFLTFLFYLCYNKYDCVGDNPSLMCSIFGLVIAFWLCLQKQFNKGRSHGKF; from the exons ATGCACAAGAAAGTTGTATTGTACCCAGGTAAAACCTGTGTGGTGTTCCGCAAGGGGCCACTCGGATACCTCCTCCAAGACCCGTCAGATGAAGCTCGGCGGATAAAAGACAACACCAAACTTCAGAACAAGTCTGTACCAATGAGGGAGGACCTGGTACATCAGAATGCTCTGACTGTGGTCCGTCACAGAGGAGGGGATGCCTCCGACAGGCGTGAGGTGCAAGGAGAGTACATCCTGCAGTTTGGaaaatataaaggaaaatctTTCCGGTGGCTTCTGGAAAATGATGTTGGGTACACCATGTATCTGATCAAAAGTCTCCAGGAGGAAGAGGCTGCAGGGATCGCCATGGCTGAAAGGCATAGTAAGGATAGCCTGCAGTCATTTGTACAGTATGCCCTCAGTTTTACGGAGATAAAGTCTCTTCAGGATTATGAGGCCAGCAGAGTGAGTGCTGCAGCAGAAGTCTCCTCTGAAGATGATCAGCTTGTTGGCTTTGGCTTACGATCTAAGAGCACATGGAAGGAGATTTGGGATGGCAGAGGTGATGGCTACGCGGCCTTTATCATGGAAAAGAGCTGCATTCAAGGAACACGGATGTATAAGCTGCAGCAGTACTTGCGCAAGAAGCGTCAGTCTGCCTCAGCTAGCACAAGGACCTCCACCAAACCCATTG GAATGGATGATGACAAAGAGTTGGAGGAGGCAATGCTGAGTGTCTCACCTGAAAAACTTGAAGCCAACAGCT TTactgtgccagcagcagcagcagcagcagaagtacCCACACCCAGAGTGCCTTCAGGAGCAAAGACAG CTCCCTCTGCGGCACTGTCCATACCCCCTTCCGACACAACTACTGAACTTCaagcatcatcagctgatg GTGCAGCCTCAAAAGATGAGAAGAGCAAGGTTCCTGTGCCTGTACCAAAGGAGCTGTCGTTTCTACTGAAGGAGACCACAGATCAAACACAAGGGCCTGAGTCAAATCCAG GGCCCAGCACAAGTGTTGCTTGCACATCTGTGCGCAAAGTTCTCACTTTTGAAGACAGCAATGAAGATGGAGTGGAAAAGGCAGGATACCACTGGGTGGACAG GGATTGCTGTGCACCGTTTAAGATCCCGGACTGCATCCCTGGTGAAAATCTAGACTGGGATGCCTGGAAAACCACTCCTGCTATTATTGCTGCAGCCACATCTGGACCACTGGCAAACTCTTGTGCCTCTCGAACAAATTATAATCCAAACATTGTTGTTAAACTGGACTTGTTCCACTGCCTGAGGCGATTTTCACGAGAATGCACCTCTGAGCATCACCCTCTGAATCTTGTTATTCCTAAAACACTTCACATAATGAATACAGTCCATGCTTTTTGTATAGGAGTTACAGCTTTTATCTTTCTAACCTTTCTGTTCTATTTATGTTATAATAAATATGACTGCGTAGGAGATAATCCAAGTCTGATGTGTTCTATCTTTGGTTTGGTTATTGCTTTCTGGCTCTGTCTACAAAAACAGTTCAATAAGGGGAGATCACATGGAaaattttga